CGCGACACAAGGCCGCTCCCACAGAGGCCGCGATCTCCTTTGGGAGCGGCCTTGTGTCGCGATGGGCCGCAAAGCGGCCCCGTCAGCCAGGAGCACCCGTGAACCTCGAAGCCGGCAGTCCAGGTTTCGCCAACGTCAACCAGGCGCCGGCCGTGCACCGGGTCAAGGTACTGACGGTCAACACCCACAAGGGCTTCACCGCCTTCAACCGACGCTTCATCCTGCCAGAGCTGCGCGAGGCGGTGCGCAGCACCGGGGCCGACATCGTGTTCCTCCAGGAGGTGCTCGGCAGCCATGACCGCCACGCCGCGCGCTACCCCGGCTGGCCGCGGACCTCGCAGTACGAATTCCTCGCCGACAGCATGTGGAGCGACTTCGCCTATGGCCGCAACGCGGTCTACCCCGACGGCCACCACGGCAATGCGCTGCTGTCGAAGTACCCGATCATCGAGCACCGCAACCTCGACGTGTCGATCACCGGCCCCGAGCGCCGCGGCCTGCTGCATTGCGTGCTGGACGTACCCGGGCGGCGCCAGGTGCATGCCATCTGCGTGCACCTGTCGTTGCTCGAGCGCCACCGCCAGCAACAGCTGCACCTGCTGCGCCGGCTGCTCGACGCCCTGCCCGCCGACGCCCCGGTGATCATCGCCGGCGATTTCAACGACTGGCGGCTGCGCGGCAACCACACCCTGGGGCTGCAGCATGGTCTGCACGAGGCCTTCGAGCGCCACCATGGCCTGCTGGCCCGCACCTACCCCGCGCGCCTGCCGCTGCTGCGCCTGGACCGTATCTACCTGCGCAACGCCGAAAGCCACGCACCGAGAATCCTTGGCAACAAACCCTGGACCCACCTCTCCGACCATCTGCCGCTGGCAGTGGAAGTGCGGTTGTAGCAACGATTCGGCATAGCCGCCGCACGGCAAATCACCATTTTCGATATGCACGCTTAAAAATCACATAAATTCAATAGGTTGAGCTGTCAAACAGTAATTTTGCAATCCATTCACGTTTTCTTGACGCAAGCGCTGTCCTCTCCTTAGCTGAACAGTAATCACCAGACGTAAAAACTCGTGCCGGGCCTCTAGCGCGCGCCTTCGTGCGCTCTCCAGAAGGTTGGTGCGCTGGTTCGTGTCGCCCCTGTTCTTGTCGTACAGCACGTGACATCAGGCCAGGTCTTGGGCTGTTCACTTCACACACCAACAGGAGATCCGCCATGAAAAGCACCTCGAATCCTTCGCGCTTCGACGCTTTTTTCTGTGCGGTTTCCACGTCGCTGCTCTTGGCAACCCCGGTGGAAACCTTCGCCTTCGAAACCCAGGAGGGCGAACCCTTCGCCCCCGTCCTGGCGCAGCCCGAGGTGCCGCGATTGTCGCTCGATCCGGTCAGCGTCAGCGGCCTCAACCAGGGCCTGCTCAGCGCCTTCTCCGAGCGCATGGATGAACGTCATGGCCAGCCCGACACCAACCCTATCGCCAGCCAGTGGGCGCAGTTCTTCCCTGGCACGCCGCGCCCGGGCGCCCAGCCGCCAGCGCAGGTGGAGGCACCCAGCCAGCAGATGCTGATCGGCCCGGACCTGTTCGTGCGTGAAACCAGCGGCGGCAACGTGCACCGCGCGGGGATCTTCGTCGGTCACAACAACCTGCAGAGCAGCTTCAACGGCATGCGCCCGCTGCTGGGCGACAAGCAGCGTGACGCGGTAAACCTCAGTGGCGAGAGCCTCGGGGTGTACTGGAGCATGACCCATGAACAGGGCTGGCACGTGGATGCACTGGCCATGGGCACACGCATCGATGTCAACGGCCGCTCACAGGCGGGGCAGCGCTTCGACGACAGTGGTCATGCCATGACGCTCTCGGTGCAAGGCGGCTATCCCATCGGCCTGGGCGCCGGCTGGGTGATCGAGCCCCAGGCGCAGTTGATCAACCAGCAGTTCTTCCCGGGTAGCCAGGTACAGGAGGAAACCCTGCAGGCCTTCGACAGCCAGCCCAGCTGGAGTGGCCGGGTCGGTGCCAAGCTGTCGGCGCGCTACGAAGTGCGCGGCATGCCCATCGAACCCTATGTGCGCACCAACGTCTGGTACGACTTCAGCAATGCCGATTCGGTGAAGCTCGACCAGGTCGACAAGATCTCCAGTTCGCGCAGCGCCACCACGGTGGAACTGGGCTTGGGCCTGGTGGCCCGGGTGACGCCGAACGTGGCGCTGTTCGTCAGCGCCGACTACAGCTCCGACGTGGATGACAACGACCTCAACGGCTTGATCGGCAGCCTTGGCGTGAGAATGCGCTGGTAGACGGGTTCGGCCTCATCGCCGGTTTGCGATGAGGCCGTGCGTCGCGTTGTCGATCAGGCCTGGTCCACCTTGTGCCGCGCCGCATACAGGCACAGCATCTCCATCGCCAGCGTTGCCCCGGCCAGCGCGGTGATATCGGCATGGTCATAGGCCGGCGCCACCTCCACCAGGTCCATCCCCACCAGGTTGATCCCGCGCAAGCCGCCGAGAATTTCCAGTGCCTGCACCGTGCTCAGCCCGCCGCATACCGGCGTGCCGGTGCCAGGCGCGAAGGCCGGATCCAGGCAGTCGATATCGAAGGTCAGGTAGACCGGCCTGTCCCCCACCCGCTGACGGATCGCGGCGATGATCGCCTCGGTGCCCTGGCGATGCACCTGACGGGCATCGAGGATGGCGAAGCCCTGGCTGTCGTCATTGGTGGTGCGCAGGCCGATCTGCACCGAATGCGCCGGGTCCACCAGGCCTTCGCGCGCCGCGTGCCAGAACATGGTGCCGTGATCGATGCGCTTGCCCTCCTCGTCCGGCCAGGTGTCGCTGTGGGCGTCGAAGTGGATCAGCGCCAGCGGACCGTGCTGGCGGGCATGAGCCTTGAGCAGCGGGTAGCTGATGAAGTGGTCGCCACCGAGGGTGAGCATGGCGCAGCCGGCCCCGAGGATGTGCTCGGCGTGTGCCTCGATGCTGTCCGGCACCGAGGCTGGCGTGCCGCTGTCGAACGCGCAGTCACCGTAGTCGATCACCGCCAGGTGATCGAACGGGTCGAACGTCCAGGGCCAGTGGCGGGCCCACGCCT
This window of the Pseudomonas mosselii genome carries:
- a CDS encoding endonuclease/exonuclease/phosphatase family protein is translated as MNLEAGSPGFANVNQAPAVHRVKVLTVNTHKGFTAFNRRFILPELREAVRSTGADIVFLQEVLGSHDRHAARYPGWPRTSQYEFLADSMWSDFAYGRNAVYPDGHHGNALLSKYPIIEHRNLDVSITGPERRGLLHCVLDVPGRRQVHAICVHLSLLERHRQQQLHLLRRLLDALPADAPVIIAGDFNDWRLRGNHTLGLQHGLHEAFERHHGLLARTYPARLPLLRLDRIYLRNAESHAPRILGNKPWTHLSDHLPLAVEVRL
- a CDS encoding autotransporter domain-containing protein encodes the protein MKSTSNPSRFDAFFCAVSTSLLLATPVETFAFETQEGEPFAPVLAQPEVPRLSLDPVSVSGLNQGLLSAFSERMDERHGQPDTNPIASQWAQFFPGTPRPGAQPPAQVEAPSQQMLIGPDLFVRETSGGNVHRAGIFVGHNNLQSSFNGMRPLLGDKQRDAVNLSGESLGVYWSMTHEQGWHVDALAMGTRIDVNGRSQAGQRFDDSGHAMTLSVQGGYPIGLGAGWVIEPQAQLINQQFFPGSQVQEETLQAFDSQPSWSGRVGAKLSARYEVRGMPIEPYVRTNVWYDFSNADSVKLDQVDKISSSRSATTVELGLGLVARVTPNVALFVSADYSSDVDDNDLNGLIGSLGVRMRW
- the speB gene encoding agmatinase; translated protein: MDLAQDNDQAMTRDSLYGTAAESTYAGITSFSRRRYSRDLRGVDVVVNGVPFDTATSNRPGARFGPRAIRAASVQQAWARHWPWTFDPFDHLAVIDYGDCAFDSGTPASVPDSIEAHAEHILGAGCAMLTLGGDHFISYPLLKAHARQHGPLALIHFDAHSDTWPDEEGKRIDHGTMFWHAAREGLVDPAHSVQIGLRTTNDDSQGFAILDARQVHRQGTEAIIAAIRQRVGDRPVYLTFDIDCLDPAFAPGTGTPVCGGLSTVQALEILGGLRGINLVGMDLVEVAPAYDHADITALAGATLAMEMLCLYAARHKVDQA